A window of Methanocaldococcus vulcanius M7 genomic DNA:
CGCTCGGAGGTGTAAATTAATGTTTGCCCTTGATTTTATTTATTTTTTAACGTCTTAATCACTTCATCAACTATTTTAGGGGCCAATCCAATATATGTTTTAGGATTCATTAATTCATCTAACTCCTCCTTCGTTAAATATTTCATAACTTCTTCATTTTCCAATAAAACGTCTTTTAAGTGTCTTTTCTCATCATAGGCCTTCATTGCACACTGCCTTACAATCTCATGAGCTGTTTGCCTACCCATTCCTCTCTTAGCCAGTTCAATCATTATTCTCTCAGCCATTATAAGCCCTTTTGTTAAGTTTAAATTTCTCTCGACATTTTCTTTATTTACCCTCAATTTTTTAATTCCTTTAATTGCCAAATTTAATATATGATCTGTTAAAACGCAAACCTCTGCAAATATACATCTCTCAGCTGATGAGTTTGTTAAGTCCCTCTCCTCCCATAATGGGATATTATCCATTTCAGCAATGCATAGTGATTTTACAACCCTTGATAAACCGCAAATCTGCTCAAATGTTATAGGGTTTCTCTTGTGTGGCATTGTAGATGATCCTGTCTGTTTTGTAGGATCAAACTCCTCCTCTAATTCTCCAATTTCAGTTCTTTGCATACTTCTAACTGTAATACCAATTTTATTTAATGTTTGGGCTATCAAAGACAATAAAAAGACAAATTCTGCATGTCTATCTCTTTGTATAACTTGGTTTGAAATTAAAACCGGCTCTAAACCCAAGATCTCAGCAACTCTTTTATGCACTTCTAACCCTTTCTCTCCCATTGCAGCCATTGTCCCAACAGCCCCTGTAATCATAGACACACATATTCTCTTTTTTGCTTCATTTAACCTCTCTAAGTGTCTATCAATCTCAGCAGCCCATAGAGCAAATCTCATCCCGTAGGTTGTTGGAATTGCATGCTGTCCATGAGTTCTTCCAACACAGACAGTATATTTATGCTCTTCCGCTT
This region includes:
- the purB gene encoding adenylosuccinate lyase, whose product is MAVHPIDYRYGTEEMKRIWEEENKLEKMLKVEAALAKAQGELGLIPKEAAEEINKKASTKYVKLERVKEIEKQTKHDVVAMIRALAEVCEGNAGEYIHFGATSNDIVDTANSLLLKESMEVIENKLKQLRDILLDKAEEHKYTVCVGRTHGQHAIPTTYGMRFALWAAEIDRHLERLNEAKKRICVSMITGAVGTMAAMGEKGLEVHKRVAEILGLEPVLISNQVIQRDRHAEFVFLLSLIAQTLNKIGITVRSMQRTEIGELEEEFDPTKQTGSSTMPHKRNPITFEQICGLSRVVKSLCIAEMDNIPLWEERDLTNSSAERCIFAEVCVLTDHILNLAIKGIKKLRVNKENVERNLNLTKGLIMAERIMIELAKRGMGRQTAHEIVRQCAMKAYDEKRHLKDVLLENEEVMKYLTKEELDELMNPKTYIGLAPKIVDEVIKTLKNK